A part of Pungitius pungitius chromosome 15, fPunPun2.1, whole genome shotgun sequence genomic DNA contains:
- the prdx1 gene encoding peroxiredoxin-1 yields MAAGKAQIGKLAPDFTAKAVMPDGQFNDLTLSSYRGKYVVFFFYPLDFTFVCPTEIIAFSDAADDFKKIGCEVIAASVDSHFSHFAWINLPRKQGGLGTMKIPMVSDTRRTISTDYGVLKEDEGIAYRGLFIIDDKGILRQITINDLPVGRSVEETLRLVQAFQFTDKHGEVCPAGWKPGSDTIKPDVQKSKDFFSKQ; encoded by the exons ATGGCTGCAGGCAAAGCACAAATTGGAAAGCTGGCTCCAGACTTCACAGCGAAGGCGGTGATGCCAGACGGACAGTTTAACGACCTGACGCTTTCCAGCTACAGAG gGAAAtatgttgtctttttcttctatCCACTGGACTTCACCTTTGTTTGTCCTACTGAGATCATCGCTTTCAGTGACGCTGCCGATGACTTCAAGAAGATCGGCTGTGAGGTCATCGCCGCCTCTGTTGACTCTCACTTCTCTCATTTTGCATG GATCAACCTGCCTCGAAAGCAGGGTGGCCTAGGTACCATGAAGATTCCCATGGTGTCGGACACGCGGCGCACCATCTCCACAGATTATGGTGTCCTGAAGGAGGATGAGGGGATTGCCTACAG AGGTCTGTTCATCATTGACGACAAGGGCATCCTGAGGCAGATCACCATCAACGACCTCCCGGTCGGACGCTCCGTTGAGGAGACCCTTCGTCTGGTCCAAGCCTTTCAGTTCACCGACAAACATGGAGAAG TCTGCCCAGCTGGCTGGAAACCAGGAAGTGACACCATCAAACCGGACGTCCAGAAGAGCAAAGACTTCTTCTCCAAGCAGTAA